The segment ttttatttgtttcttgtcCTTGTTCTTACATTTTCCccaaaaaacattatataaatgTTTGATAGGATCAGGTATTATAGTACACGATTTATTAAAATATCTGGAACCAAATAGGAAATGCACCATGATATAATGTTACAGTTGGTCTGtacttctccctctctctctctctatctctcttttgCGGTTTTGCTGCCATAGTCTGTACCTAAGAAAAAAGCATACATTTCTCGTTagtattcttttatatattttggaatattCCTTTTACTTTTTGGAACAGTTCCTTGTAGGTCCACATATAAGTaatcactagattttgatccgcgcttggAAGCGcgaaatattttacgatgaaaaatttcactaataatataacaaatattttggtaattttaaagagtgtgtttagaatatttttgcatttaaatcagtgttttttaactcaacccgattgtgattataccggttaatccggagatctaacaattcaatttaagtttttaaaatattcatattaaaaaaaatcattaaaatccgagactaaccgattgaactgttggatgaccgatatgtaatctaatttgatttaaattataatagtttcataatttgtaatcttataatccaaattttaaagtttattattttgcaatttataaaattatgatgtttctacaaaattttaaagagaaatgatagatataatataactaagattaattattgtattgtttggaaacattgatagtagtataaaaaaaatatattgtttggaaacattgatagtagtataaagaaataagtatattgtttgaaaacatggataatagtataaagaaatgaacattaataatttaatgtaggtttaattataacgtataaaagtgtatttaatttaaaaacttataaaataaatgttaggtccaatagaatgtttctgttttaataagatagatgttggCTTTCATTAGATAAGACCTTTTAGCCAATGACCAATgtggagtatatatatatttttcaaaatgaaGTTTACTTTTACCGTAATCCATGAgtaattttccaaatttttttttgccatctaaaaGGATTTTATTAAAGGGTCGAAGCCCATAAAGTACAGAAACAAAAGAGGTCCAACTAAAATTACAAACGGACCCAAAACACGAAAAGGAAAAACGGTAGACCAAAACCCAAACCACCGAAACCGCTCCTCTCGCCATGCGTCGCACCACGCAAACAGACGTTCACAATTGAGACACCACCCAGAACACGCGTCACCTTGACGCTAGTGTTGACCCAGCCGACATGCATCACCGGAAAAACGAAGACCGCCAATAGTCTCGTCAGGACTCGCCGGATTCTGCTGCCGCCGCACCCATCGGTTTCACCATGGTTCACTTGATTGGAGAGATACATCGAGACAATCTCAAGATCTCTTCCAAGCCACTGGTTTTACCATCAACATCACCTGAACTTTCTTCACCGGAGAGCATCCACCGGAATCCGGGATCTCCTCCGGAAGCAAAGCCTTCACAAACACCACCGTAATCAAAAGTAGAAATTGGGAGTCCCAAAACAGAGCCGCTGTCATCACGCGTGAACCGTACGACGCGGAGTCAGAAACCGACCGTTCGTCTGAGAAGACTAGGCACAACGCCGGAGTCAAGGCCGGTCGACCGCCAAGAGGAGAGGCGACGCcgaaaaaaagaaacaacaacataaaacgaaaaagaagaaaaaaagaaagccGGACCGACGGTAATGGTTGTGGAAGCCCACCCGTCGGCCAGAACACGCGAATTACGGCGGGAGTTTTCTGGAAAGAAGGCGGAAGGTttatctagagagagagagtattttgagtaattttccaaataataataactaagcggatttgaaagaagaaaaactaaGCGAAGTTAATTTTGTTAGTTTTGTAAGTAGGCAAAAAGAAAAGGGTAAGCAAATCGGGAGGCAGTAGGAAAGGTAAATCTGCAATGATTCCGTTGGGATTATTATGTTCCTCTGAGGCATATTTCTACCATTTGTTTACATACGGAGCAGACACAGACGCGTGGCTCCACGTGCCTCTGCTCCCATCCCTTTATTATACTCCACATAGTTTTACACTTTTACTTGCACCTTTTTTCTGTTGATCAATCACTTTTACTTACGCCATTGTTGCTTTTATTTACTGTATTTGTCATCATAAGCTCGAGTTCCAACCTCAAGAGAACAAATCAATcaagtttacttttttttttttttggtcaaacaagTTTACTTTTCTTAAAGCGAATCTTTTTAATGGTAAAAGACTAGAGAAATATTCTAATTTATTTCCTAGGTGAATCGGTCCAGATTGATGCATCACAAAACGTGGTCATGCAACTGCCCTGCCCTGTTCTACGTCCACATGTCTCCTTTATGGCGTACCCAAATCAGCATCATATTACTCTATTTTCTGATTTTCAAATAAACAAGTGAAATATTCTACACGTGCATActtaactatataaatatgtgatGTGAAGATATCTAATTAATTACATACATGTATACTTTGACTTTTAAGATAAAAGTTGCATATAAATTGCATGTACACAAAGCATGAACATCTATATacattattgtttatatatatatcaatattaaaaacattaccAGCACTGGTTGTATGCTAAAATAAAGCTAAGACTAAGATATTGTATACGCAGAACCGTCtatcaattcaaatattacaaaaaatatatgtcGTGGAACATTATTCCTGAAGTTCTTCATCAGTATTACATATATTGCAGCTAATGTATTCATCATCTCTAATAGAAGTTTAGATTGTACTATGGTGTGCCAATGTTAAAAAAGAATTAGATGACCTCGTATAAAAAAGATGGAACAAACCCAATAAGGCGAATCCGGGTTCAAacccaccggccacacggatatgagttattgctttcgactcatttgaatgcccaagAGAGAGTTTATCCGTGGGTTGTACTTCCACCCGaggttaggcttgtgtcatcattgacccgggtttaacccttttaagttaaaaaaaaaaaaaaaaagatggaacaTAAAAATCAATTTGCTTATTACTAATTAGGAATCATACTAATTCTTATTTAGTTTAATGGGTCATGTGGGCCTTCAACTTAGCTTATGAATTTATTTGAGAAACTGAGCGACTAGGATTACGCTACCTCCAGCACTTCCTCATACCCAACTTACTCTTGCACGTTTAATCGCCTTGAACCCTAATTTTATGGAATAAAAATTGAGAAGCCCTAGCCCCTAGGATCTGATCAAGATTTTGATGGATGCTCTAAGGATGGGTTGCGATAGGATCAGCGAACTTCCGGATTCTTTGCTAACTCATATACTCTCATACCTTTCGACCAAAGACTCAGTTAAGACTAGCGTTTTGTCGAAGAGATGGGAGTTTCTCTGGCTAAATGTTTCTGGATTGGACTTAAACGCCGTTGACTCCCTTCCTTATGGAGAACCCTTGTTGAGATTCATGTACAGATTTTTGGAGTTTAACCGCGGATCGTGCCTACAAACTTTCAAGATGAAGTATTGCCGTCATACAAAATTAGGGTATGACTCTAAAAACAGCCTTGAGTGGATAACCCAAGTGGTTCATCGCCAAGTTCAACATCTTGATCTTGAAAGCAGAATGTATCCACGTAGATTAGATATCATGCCTGAATGTGTTTATGTGAGCAAGACATTGGTGTATTTGAGCTCGTACGAATAGGGCTTAAAAACCCCAAGTTTGATGTTTCTCTACCTTGTCTCAAGATCATGCatctagaaaatatttttttcaagagGCCTGATGAAGGTTTAAGTATTATGGATTACTTGTGTGGTGATGGTCATTTGATTATGAAGAAGCTCATCTCTGGCTCTCCAGTTCTAGAAAATATTACCATGGAAGTTTCAATTTGGTTAGAAACAGGGTTCACCGGTTATTCTTTGGTCAGTTCTTTTTGGACCAATGTACCTCAGTGTTTATCATCCACTCTGGAATATGTTACGATTAGCCTAATTATTATTGAGAATGAAACTGGGATTAAACTAGTGAATTACTTTCTTGAGAATTCAGCAGTCCTCAAGAAACTGACTCTGACTTGCAATTATAATAAGCTCAAACGAGAGGTGGCAGAGAGTTATTACACGAAGCTTCTTACATCCACAAGGCTTTCTACAAGATGTCAGGTTCTCGTCTCTTGTACATGCAGCTTCTGATGAGTTATGAAAATTGTCTTTATTGAAAATTTGTgttgtaatcatttattttcatGGAAATTGCAGCTATTATTACTTAGATCATTTTATACACATGATTTATTAGGTTTCATCATCTTCCTTCGTTTTGGATTCTTTAACTATGTGGATGATCTTTTGCATTGTCCGATTCAAGTCTTTATTCTTATTTGACAAAATTTTAAGAGTATGATTAAATATCacattatctatactattatttatgaagtgattttgctgatttgtcatattctccctaattttaggtgattttacttatttgtcatgtttttattaggttttagcaaaatcattgatttactatttatttttagctaaatcactaatttattaattttaaaatatcattaataaattttataaatattaaaaacgaatttagttttaataatattaaagtatatgtgattttgttgatttgtcatattctccctaattttaggtgattttgcttatttgtcatgtttttattaagttttagcaaaatcattgatttactatttatttttagctaaatcactaatttattaattttaaaatacccttgataaattttataaatatcaaaaacgaacttatttttaataatattaaattatatgttatattaaaatttatttaattttccttattttcatattttttaagattttcgACTTTTAGCtaggttattgatttattatttgtttctaTCTGATTcgctaatttttaatttaaaaacaatacctataatgaattttatatataattaaaaaaaaaatattttaacatataaaattatatgtgatattaatattaaataattgattctaaaataataaaagaaaattatcaaaaaataaaataagataattcttatatatattgtgttactatctcaaaacaatttttattataaagattaaaaaattaagatgcaaaaatattataattaaattttagtcaAGAAAATACGtgtatataaagatattttctaaactatttctaagatatgaatgttttaaaaaataacacaataataagtatatatttttataaaaaatatttgacatatataaatactttGATGTTcgatttaatcattttaaaacagAAAGAATAACTTATTATGCTgatttttagattaataagacatacaTTAATAAGTATTGATAAGAAGATTATGTCCGCATGGATGGGTAAAACACATTCCTAacttaaataaatcaaaatttcatttgtAATTGCCgaacattaaattattttttgatcttGAAAATCACAAAACATTATCACAACAATGtactaaaaccaaaatattaaatcttatacaaataatttataaaagaaataggaaacttagtaaaaatataaagaaacataaaacaagaataaaatattgaatagtataaaataatttaagtataatctaaacaaataaaaaggtaTGTTCTATAAgttattggtttttttttatctcttacagtttcttaaatctaatttgttaataatatatataagcttattagtcattgttatttttgttaatgtttttttaGCCGTGattgtttctaatattttattgcTGGTGAGATCTTTTTAATTTACAACTACAATAagtgtttaatttcaaattcaagtttccTAATCATAAATTGGTGGTTAAATGTGATAAATTTTGTATCCAAAATATACACTTATAAATGCAAAGGTGAAAAAGGAGTAGAATTTAATGCATAATGGTCAATACAAATactgaaattaaataatttactcaaaatttgtatcaaatttaataatttaaatttaaactacaaaataacactaaaattaaattaatccGCACAAGGTGCGGGTAATCATCTAGTTCCTAGTATTATTCGATACGTCTtgctaaaataattaatggagGCACTGGATTTCTCAAGTTGTGGGTTCTAGACTTCTAGTGGATCGTGAGAATCATATATGGTCGACGAAGATGTACCAAAGCAAACGACCCCCTTCTATGGTACATTTGTACTTGAGAATGGGGactaaaatcaatatataacatatagCTTTTAAAGATTCTGGAACAATCTGAGAGTGTAGCTTGTCCTCTTTGTTTAGGATTTGGGCCGTCTTGTGTTTCTTATATGAGGCCCAATACTTTGTTTTAAAGAGGTCAATACGTAGATACATATTACAAATCATTCCTCGTGAGTAGGGCCTACTCGTGagtttgattaataaaattagttattacAAAAACCCtagtaaaaaattaaatgcAAGCGGATTAACTGCGGTGGAATCAGAGCCGTCGATCTCAAAAACACACTAGCATTGGAAAGAAACTGGGCCCCACGTTTCGACCACTTCCCAAAGACCCATAGATTCAGCagcctttctctctctctctcccccctgCTTCCCTTTTAAGACCAAacatctctatctctctctctctttcagcCATTACAAGAGCTCAACGAGCTCTCTATTCTCTACACACTTCTTCTTAAAAGAGGAAAATCGGatcttaacaattttttttcaagatGCAGACGACCAACGGCTCAGATTCATCGTTAGCAGCAACTCCCGGAGCGACGACGCCTCCGCCGCCTCAGCAGtggcaacaacaacaacaacagcaacattGGATGGCGGCCATGCAGTATCCAGGCGCAGCGGCTATGATGATGATGCAGCAGCAACAGATGATGATGTATCCTCACCAATACGTTCCTTACAATTATCAGCAGCAGCACCATCCTCACTTCCAATACGCGTCGTATCAACAGCAACACAAGACACATGAGCGTGGATCTGGAGATGATGTGAAGACTCTATGGATTGGTGATCTTCTTTATTGGATGGACGAGACATATCTCCACAGCTGCTTTTCTCACACCGGCGaggtatataaatatatacatacatatctCAAAGAGTTTCTGAATGATTATTACGTGGAAAAAGTGATATGTTTGCAGATCTTGAACATGTTCTTGAAttttcttgtgtgttttgaTCCATCATAAAGACCTTTTTtggcaagttttttttttcttggcaaGTTTGTTTGAAACTGTTTTGATAGGGGTTAGATCCAATGAtttaattattgaatttttacAGAAACGAATAGGGTAACGACTAATGGATAACAGCATTGGTCTGAAAAGGACAGGACAGCTTCAGATTACGTTAGGCAAAAAGTACTGTAGTACTTTCCCATGTTTAGATGAACTTTtaacttaccaaaaaaaaagtcatgttCCTAGGATATACAGTGTCCATGATGACTCTCCCCTCTAGCTAAGGAGGCTAGAGAGCACAAAGGTGTATTAATTTCTCACGTTAGTGACATGGTCAGATAGAATTGTTTCTTTGGAAAATGTAATTGTAAACCACAACTTGAGATCATACTTAAATTggttagttgacaaaaaaaaaaatagagagatCATATTTCATTTGGCTGTCTTTTCATTGATTAAATAACATTTTCATTTACCATAATTCCcatgcagtttttttttttctgtgagtTTCGTTATGgattattgttttttcttatatgtgaAGGTTTCTTCTGTGAAAGTGATTCGTAACAAGCTAACATGTCAATCAGAAGGGTATGGTTTTGTTGAGTTTCTTTCACGAGCTACAGCTGAAGAGGTTCTTCAGAACTTTAACGGTTCAGTAATGCCAAACTCCGAGCAGATTTTCCGTCTAAACTGGGCATCTTTTAGCACCGGTGAGAAGAGAGCAGTTGAGAATGGTCCAGAGCTATCTATATTCGTTGGAGATTTGTCTCCAGATGTGACTGACACTTTATTGCAAGAGCTCTTTGTTGAGAGATATCCATCTGTCAAGAGCGCTAAAGTTGTGATCGACTCCAACACTGGCCGGTCTAAAGGTTACGGTTTTGTTAGGTTTGGTGATGAGAACGAGAGATCAAGGGCTTTGACGGAGATGAATGGAGCTTACTGTTCCAACAGGCAAATGCGTGTAGGTGTTGCGACCCCTAAAAGAGCCGTTGCTAATCAGCAACAACAGCATCATCCTTCAATAGGTGACTTGCTAGGATGTTCTTTTTTCATGCCTTTTATGCATTCAACAAAGATTTGAACTATAAAGTTACTATTGTTTTTATTGGAATAGCTCTGATACTGGCTGGTGGACAAGGAGCAAATGGTTACATGGCTCATGGCTCACAGTCTGATGGCGAATCAAACAACTCAACAGTGAGTAGTCATAGCCTTTTCCATGCTTCCATTAGTTTCAAACTCTGTATTGCCCCCTTGTTCATTTACTTCTATTATACTGCAGATATTTGTTGGTGGAATCGATCCTGATGTTACTGAAGAAGACCTCAGACAACCTTTCTCCCAGTTTGGAGAGGTTGTTTCAGTGAAGATCCCAGTAGGCAAAGGATGTGGATTCGTCCAATTAGCTAACAGGTGCGGTCTTTACATAAAAATCTGGACTGTGCCGACAAAACCTATAGATGCTTATTACATATCTAGAATGTGTCATCTTAAAAAGATTTGCTGCTCTTTGGTTTTGACAGGAAGAGTGCTGACGATGCCATCCAGAGTTTGAACGGGACAGTCATAGGCAAGAACACTGTCAGACTTTCTTGGGGAAGAAGCCCGAACAAGCAGGTGAATATTTTACTATCAGTTGGTCTAAAATCAAGTATTTTTTGATAGGGTCAAACTTTGTTAATAAGTGTTTTTATGTAGTCCTTGttgtgttattattattattagtaacgTATATATAAAGTTAGTGGTTGACAATAGGCAATAGCTGGTGGGAATATCTAACACATGAATGCCATGTTCAACTTATCACTCCCCTTAACATGGTCAAATCTTGATATTGATTTTTCTTGTTCCCCATTTTCCTTAGACTTGAACATGATTGTTTTGAGGTCATCAAGTTCTTGTTTCATGTCACTCATGTTCCATAAAAATCCAATAGAGACATCTCTCCAATTTTCTTAATGTGTTGTTGTTGGTCTAATTTTGTGGCAGTGGAGAGGAGACTCAGGGCAGCAGTGGAATGGAGGATACTCACAACGAGGACAAGGTTACAA is part of the Raphanus sativus cultivar WK10039 chromosome 5, ASM80110v3, whole genome shotgun sequence genome and harbors:
- the LOC108835676 gene encoding polyadenylate-binding protein RBP47B, translated to MQTTNGSDSSLAATPGATTPPPPQQWQQQQQQQHWMAAMQYPGAAAMMMMQQQQMMMYPHQYVPYNYQQQHHPHFQYASYQQQHKTHERGSGDDVKTLWIGDLLYWMDETYLHSCFSHTGEVSSVKVIRNKLTCQSEGYGFVEFLSRATAEEVLQNFNGSVMPNSEQIFRLNWASFSTGEKRAVENGPELSIFVGDLSPDVTDTLLQELFVERYPSVKSAKVVIDSNTGRSKGYGFVRFGDENERSRALTEMNGAYCSNRQMRVGVATPKRAVANQQQQHHPSIALILAGGQGANGYMAHGSQSDGESNNSTIFVGGIDPDVTEEDLRQPFSQFGEVVSVKIPVGKGCGFVQLANRKSADDAIQSLNGTVIGKNTVRLSWGRSPNKQWRGDSGQQWNGGYSQRGQGYNNGGYANHHDSNTYPAET